The following are from one region of the Capsicum annuum cultivar UCD-10X-F1 chromosome 1, UCD10Xv1.1, whole genome shotgun sequence genome:
- the LOC107851386 gene encoding non-specific lipid transfer protein GPI-anchored 7 produces the protein MMFTSKMFVVIMVALTAAAMIGLEAQTPPSCASKLVPCAPYLNSSRPPAECCDPLREAITQDLDCLCKLYENPTLLPSLGINVTQALALPKACNIPGDISSCKGAAPGPNSQGLPPPATPGGSNGVNKFTWSGMSIFVVLCASLMLA, from the exons ATGATGTTTACTTCCAAAATGTTTGTTGTAATCATGGTGGCATTGACGGCGGCGGCGATGATTGGGCTGGAAGCCCAAACGCCGCCGTCGTGTGCCTCGAAATTAGTGCCATGTGCACCATACCTTAACTCATCAAGACCACCAGCAGAGTGTTGTGATCCATTGAGAGAAGCAATAACACAAGATTTAGATTGTTTATGTAAATTGTATGAGAATCCAACATTGTTGCCTTCACTTGGTATTAATGTTACTCAAGCACTTGCACTTCCTAAAGCTTGTAATATCCCTGGTGATATCAGTTCTTGTAAAG GTGCTGCTCCAGGTCCAAATTCTCAAGGCTTGCCACCCCCAG CTACACCGGGAGGAAGCAATGGAGTAAACAAATTTACATGGAGTGGAATGTCAATTTTTGTTGTACTTTGTGCTTCTTTGATGCTTGCTTAG
- the LOC107851377 gene encoding pectinesterase inhibitor 9-like encodes MSNLSLHFLLIFLFFQGILVIPAESVSVMSQNSNTTNFIINSCKTTLYPTICIQSLSAYANTIQLVNEQQLAHAALSVSLSKAKIASTYISKLVRMRGLKPRELQAVKDCSFTMNDCVYQLSRSIPELGQSGKLTSRRDEFTWHVSNVQTWTSAALTDENSCLDMINNPLINGKIRVSIRVRVFVASQVTSNALALIYQFAERHS; translated from the coding sequence atgtcCAATCTTAGTCTTCacttcttacttattttcttgttctttcaaGGTATTCTGGTAATACCTGCTGAGTCTGTATCTGTCATGTCTCAGAATTCAAACACCACGAATTTCATCATAAACTCATGCAAAACGACTTTATACCCTACCATATGCATTCAATCTCTCTCTGCCTACGCAAACACCATTCAACTAGTTAACGAGCAACAGCTTGCTCATGCAGCATTATCGGTGAGTTTATCAAAGGCCAAAATCGCGTCAACATACATTTCTAAGCTCGTAAGAATGAGGGGATTGAAGCCGAGGGAGCTACAAGCCGTTAAAGACTGTTCATTCACCATGAACGACTGTGTTTATCAGCTCAGTCGATCAATCCCTGAGCTAGGGCAAAGTGGTAAATTAACATCAAGAAGAGATGAGTTTACTTGGCATGTTAGTAATGTTCAAACTTGGACTAGTGCTGCACTTACTGATGAAAATAGTTGTCTTGATATGATTAATAATCCTTTAATTAAtggaaaaattagggtttctattagggttagggtttttgTTGCTTCACAAGTTACTAGTAATGCACTAGCTTTGATTTATCAATTTGCTGAGAGACACTCATGA